A single Nerophis ophidion isolate RoL-2023_Sa linkage group LG26, RoL_Noph_v1.0, whole genome shotgun sequence DNA region contains:
- the LOC133543433 gene encoding flavin-containing monooxygenase 5-like, which translates to MNLLQKWRHGAICHVTAGVVSISTMVHKVAVIGAGPSGLSCIKTCLDDGLLPTCFESSDDLGGLWKFKAISEPNRASIYRSLTINISKEMICFSDFPTPADYPNYMHHSKILNYLRMYAEHFKLLAHIHFQTSVKSVRQKADYSRTGQWEVLTERKDGKEETHVFDAVICCSGHYTYPNLPLQDFPGIESFTGQYLHSWDYKGPEDMHGKRVVVVGIGNSGCDIAVESSKFAEQVYMSTRRGAWVIRQVSDDGMPVDMKYNTRFVHILFQLFPMNFFNWFGEKKLNAMYDHTMYALKPSHRLYSQVPVINYELPFKILSGSVIIKSNVKEIRGSSVIFEDGSVVEKVDTIVFATGYNYDFPYLPSGALYKSGHRVGLYKHVFPPNLEHPTLAVVGFIHALGAIMPQAELQGRWVSQVLKGNLKLPSNQAMVKAVEQDTKDINKSYIVSKLTPLQVDFVSYMDDLAGEIGARPSLLWLLFTDYPLFKKVLWGPVTAYQYRLTGPGKWEGARRAIFTQFDRMFEPLKTRKVKEQEHNVSSRLFKLGLALLTGGTVVVYVQVRDPSVFPNLTAKLNLPKI; encoded by the exons ATGAATTTACTGCAAAAATGGCGACATGGAGCCATCTGTCACGTCACAGCTGGCGTTGTCAGCAT CTCCACCATGGTGCACAAGGTAGCAGTGATTGGCGCCGGCCCGTCGGGTCTGAGCTGCATCAAGACGTGTTTGGACGACGGCTTGCTGCCCACCTGCTTCGAGAGCAGTGATGACCTTGGCGGACTTTGGAAGTTCAAAGCAA TATCGGAGCCCAACCGTGCCAGCATCTACCGCTCCCTGACCATCAACATCTCCAAGGAGATGATCTGCTTCAGTGACTTCCCCACTCCGGCCGACTACCCTAACTACATGCACCACTCCAAAATACTCAATTACTTGCGCATGTACGCCGAGCACTTCAAGCTGCTGGCGCACATACACTTCCAG ACCTCGGTGAAGAGCGTCAGACAGAAGGCCGATTATTCCCGCACGGGTCAATGGGAAGTGTTGACGGAGAGAAAGGACGGAAAGGAGGAGACGCACGTCTTTGATGCTGTTATCTGCTGCTCAGGACATTACACTTACCCCAACCTGCCCCTACAGGACTTCCCAG GAATCGAGAGCTTCACGGGACAATACCTGCACAGCTGGGACTACAAGGGTCCCGAGGACATGCACGGCAAGCGAGTGGTGGTGGTCGGCATCGGGAACTCAGGCTGCGACATTGCGGTGGAGAGCAGCAAGTTTGCAGAGCAA GTGTACATGAGCACACGGCGTGGCGCCTGGGTCATCAGGCAGGTGTCGGACGACGGCATGCCAGTGGACATGAAGTACAACACGCGCTTTGTCCACATTTTGTTCCAGCTCTTCCCCATGAACTTCTTCAACTGGTTTGGCGAGAAGAAACTCAACGCCATGTACGACCACACCATGTACGCCCTCAAGCCCAGCCACAG GCTCTACAGTCAAGTCCCAGTGATCAACTACGAACTGCCTTTTAAGATTCTGTCCGGCTCCGTCATCATCAAGTCCAACGTCAAGGAGATCCGTGGTTCCTCTGTGATCTTTGAGGACGGAAGCGTCGTAGAGAAG GTGGACACCATCGTGTTCGCCACGGGGTATAATTACGACTTCCCGTACTTGCCCAGCGGCGCTCTGTACAAGTCGGGGCACCGCGTCGGTCTCTACAAGCACGTCTTTCCACCCAACTTGGAGCACCCCACCCTGGCCGTGGTGGGTTTTATCCACGCCCTCGGAGCCATCATGCCACAGGCTGAACTGCAGGGGCGTTGGGTCTCACAGGTCTTAAAAG GAAACCTGAAGTTACCTTCAAACCAGGCCATGGTCAAAGCTGTAGAGCAGGACACCAAGGACATCAACAAAAG TTACATCGTGTCCAAGCTGACGCCGCTCCAGGTGGACTTTGTGTCCTACATGGACGACCTGGCCGGAGAGATCGGAGCCCGACCCAGCCTGCTGTGGCTCCTCTTCACCGACTACCCGCTCTTCAAAAAGGTCCTGTGGGGGCCCGTCACCGCCTATCAATACCGCCTGACCGGGCCCGGCAAGTGGGAGGGCGCCCGGCGAGCCATCTTCACACAGTTTGACCGCATGTTCGAGCCCCTGAAGACCAGGAAG gTGAAGGAACAGGAACACAACGTCTCCAGTCGCCTGTTCAAGTTAGGCCTGGCCCTACTGACAGGAGGAACCGTAGTCGTCTACGTTCAAGTCCGAGACCCATCTGTCTTTCCCAACTTGACGGCCAAACTGAATCTCCCAAAAATCTAA